In Bradyrhizobium erythrophlei, a single genomic region encodes these proteins:
- a CDS encoding SDR family oxidoreductase — MFTDLFSLRGRVALVTGGSRGIGKMIAAGFLAQGAARVYITARKAAACDATAKELTAAYDGECIALPIDISTNAGIEMLAGEIGKREGKLDILVNNAGAAWGADFDEFPESGWDKVINLNLKTPFFLTKALAALLRAAASAERPAKVINIASIDGIFVNPLETYSYAASKSGLIHLTRRMAAKLIGDHIVVSAIAPGPFKSDMNKAARDNADEVATRVPAGRIGTDEDMAGTAIYLASRAGDYVVGATIAVDGGIVYANPGIQGGGWDH, encoded by the coding sequence ATGTTCACCGACCTGTTTTCGCTTCGTGGCCGTGTCGCCTTGGTGACTGGCGGATCGCGCGGCATCGGCAAGATGATCGCCGCGGGGTTTCTCGCCCAGGGCGCGGCCAGGGTCTACATCACCGCACGCAAGGCGGCGGCGTGTGACGCCACTGCAAAGGAACTGACCGCGGCTTATGACGGCGAGTGTATTGCGCTGCCGATCGATATTTCCACCAACGCCGGCATCGAGATGCTGGCCGGCGAGATCGGCAAACGCGAAGGCAAGCTCGACATTCTCGTCAACAATGCAGGCGCGGCCTGGGGCGCCGATTTCGACGAATTCCCGGAGAGCGGCTGGGACAAGGTGATCAACCTCAATCTCAAGACGCCGTTCTTTCTGACCAAGGCACTCGCCGCGCTGTTGCGCGCGGCTGCGAGCGCGGAGCGGCCGGCGAAGGTGATCAACATCGCCTCCATCGACGGCATCTTCGTCAATCCGCTGGAGACGTATTCCTACGCCGCGAGCAAGTCCGGGCTCATCCACTTGACGCGGCGGATGGCTGCGAAACTGATCGGCGACCACATCGTGGTGTCGGCGATCGCGCCGGGTCCGTTCAAGTCGGACATGAACAAGGCGGCGCGCGACAACGCCGATGAGGTGGCGACGCGGGTGCCGGCGGGACGCATCGGCACCGACGAGGACATGGCGGGTACTGCGATCTATCTCGCCTCGCGCGCCGGCGACTATGTGGTCGGCGCCACCATCGCGGTCGACGGCGGTATCGTCTATGCCAATCCCGGCATCCAGGGCGGCGGCTGGGATCATTGA